In a single window of the Dehalococcoidales bacterium genome:
- a CDS encoding sulfurtransferase TusA family protein, with product MTQIDVRGLSCPIPVVKTKKAMDANPGEVLSVLLETETSKENVSRLAAGRGYAVKEAKVGGEYVLTLTPPAK from the coding sequence ATGACACAGATTGATGTACGCGGGCTTTCCTGTCCCATCCCTGTAGTCAAGACTAAAAAAGCTATGGACGCCAACCCCGGGGAAGTCCTTTCCGTGCTGCTGGAAACGGAAACTTCCAAAGAGAACGTGTCCCGGCTGGCCGCCGGCCGCGGCTATGCCGTCAAGGAAGCTAAAGTGGGGGGAGAGTATGTCCTCACGCTGACGCCCCCCGCCAAATAA
- a CDS encoding NAD(P)H-hydrate dehydratase, protein MLIAGVIPIADLPLTYGGVSFDGADLLIDGRRVPCTQGTGAMVSAALATTSYLKVAAPCALLAGDMGKGDGSRAIYEYLIANIAELAPDVLALHYCLPDMNLTRRLLASVAKCAKRPVLIADAASMYAAKAAGLAPSFDVFTPDAAETAFLADPAATHPAYVKFLTYNAVDKMPELIKQAYAHKNAAKLMLVKGATDYIVREGEILATVSEPDVPDMEPIGGTGDTITGMLTAFIGAGLEPHEAAIIAAKANRMAGQMAAVTPATRVSGVVAQLPAVFKKYLCAWSGVCINGGVE, encoded by the coding sequence ATGCTGATTGCCGGGGTTATCCCCATCGCGGACCTGCCCCTCACTTACGGGGGCGTGAGCTTTGACGGCGCTGATTTGCTCATCGATGGCCGGCGCGTACCCTGCACCCAGGGCACCGGCGCTATGGTCTCCGCCGCCCTGGCCACCACCTCTTACCTTAAGGTAGCGGCCCCTTGCGCGCTGCTGGCCGGGGACATGGGCAAGGGCGACGGCAGCCGCGCCATCTACGAGTACCTCATCGCCAACATCGCGGAGCTGGCGCCGGACGTGCTGGCCCTGCACTATTGCCTGCCGGACATGAACCTGACGCGGCGATTGCTGGCGAGTGTGGCCAAATGCGCTAAACGCCCGGTGCTGATTGCCGATGCCGCCTCGATGTATGCCGCCAAGGCGGCGGGGCTGGCCCCGTCTTTTGACGTTTTTACGCCGGACGCCGCCGAGACCGCTTTCCTGGCCGACCCCGCGGCCACCCACCCCGCTTACGTAAAGTTCCTGACCTATAACGCGGTGGACAAGATGCCGGAGCTGATAAAACAGGCTTACGCGCATAAAAACGCCGCCAAACTGATGCTGGTCAAAGGCGCGACGGACTACATCGTCCGGGAGGGGGAAATCCTGGCCACGGTCAGTGAGCCGGATGTCCCGGACATGGAGCCTATCGGCGGTACGGGGGATACCATTACCGGCATGTTGACCGCTTTCATCGGCGCCGGGCTGGAGCCTCATGAGGCCGCCATTATCGCCGCTAAAGCCAACCGTATGGCGGGGCAAATGGCGGCGGTGACCCCGGCCACCCGGGTCAGCGGCGTGGTGGCGCAGTTGCCGGCGGTTTTCAAGAAATACCTCTGCGCCTGGAGTGGAGTTTGTATTAACGGAGGAGTAGAATAA
- a CDS encoding DUF3343 domain-containing protein, with amino-acid sequence MAVFKNSRPALEGGGLVLFDAVPEAMRGEKALKKAGYQVKLVAPPPELRRGCDLALEINLVEQPGIERLLEKQDVLFIEVRPLKNSAAAILELVRVTDFGDWLMVKAANMKLTFEKKTGIIVNTSGGGCPDIPVLHAAMLDKRVDQAPRPRDIGFTLCALMLDRALEEAINLYRGGERP; translated from the coding sequence ATGGCGGTATTTAAAAACAGTCGGCCGGCCTTAGAGGGCGGCGGCCTGGTCCTTTTCGACGCCGTCCCGGAGGCGATGCGGGGGGAAAAAGCCCTGAAAAAAGCGGGCTATCAGGTAAAGCTGGTGGCCCCGCCCCCGGAGCTCCGCCGCGGCTGTGACCTGGCCCTGGAGATAAACCTGGTGGAGCAGCCCGGCATAGAAAGGCTGCTGGAAAAGCAGGACGTGCTCTTCATCGAGGTCAGGCCGCTGAAAAACAGCGCCGCCGCCATACTGGAGCTGGTCAGGGTCACGGACTTCGGCGACTGGCTGATGGTGAAAGCCGCCAATATGAAGCTTACCTTTGAGAAAAAGACCGGCATCATCGTCAATACTTCCGGCGGCGGCTGCCCGGATATCCCCGTCCTTCACGCCGCCATGCTGGATAAAAGAGTGGACCAAGCCCCCCGCCCCCGTGACATCGGCTTTACCCTCTGCGCCCTCATGCTGGATAGGGCGCTGGAAGAAGCCATTAACCTTTACCGGGGAGGTGAACGGCCTTGA